A single region of the Bos mutus isolate GX-2022 chromosome 24, NWIPB_WYAK_1.1, whole genome shotgun sequence genome encodes:
- the TXNL4A gene encoding thioredoxin-like protein 4A isoform X2 gives MSYMLPHLHNGWQVDQAILSEEDRVVVIRFGHDWDPTCMKMDEVLYSIAEKVKQPHLPSRPAARFGVCILLDCCCFAEMADNGRSSSSCYELCLDTPAVLKLKILQLFILWILQKYLTSTKCMSYMIRVLSCFSSGTSTS, from the exons ATGTCGTACATGCTCCCGCACCTGCACAATGGCTGGCAGGTGGATCAGGCCATCCTTTCGGAAGAAGACCGCGTGGTCGTCATTCGGTTTGGGCACGACTGGGACCCTACTTGCATGAAGATGGATGAGGTTCTGTACAGCATTGCTGAAAAGGTAAAGCAGCCACACCTCCCGTCGCGTCCTGCCGCCCGGTTTGGTGTTTGCATCCTGTTGGATTGCTGTTGTTTTGCCG AAATGGCAGATAATGGGAGATCTTCCTCATCTTGTTACGAGCTCTGTTTGGATACCCCAGCTGTTTTAAA GTTAAAAATTTTGCAGTTATTTATCTTGTGGATATTACAGAAGTACCTGACTTCAACAAAATGTATGAGTTATATGATCCGTGTACTGTCATGTTTTT